A section of the Virgibacillus sp. NKC19-3 genome encodes:
- the thiL gene encoding thiamine-phosphate kinase — protein MDEFSFIESIKQQFYKQSTLLKGIGDDAAVFRQHAQDIVTAVDTFVEDVHFSKDTMEAFHVGYRALAANISDLAAMGATPAFYLVSIVIPKSWSDQELAQIFSGMKELASFYKMDLIGGDTVSGNELTLSVTVFGYVEQERARYRSTACAGDIVFVTGTLGDSQAGYHILTTPGDYTDSDYFIRRHQLPSPSVEFAKRLKKLSRVALNDISDGLASETAEIAEASQVTITLYDNFIPTSKSMQQFTEDLQHKWKLYGGEDFELLGTVSIQDWEIVKEIADETNTRISKIGYVTVDEDNGSVFLVQHNKRKRIYKRGYTHSI, from the coding sequence ATGGATGAATTTTCATTTATAGAGTCGATTAAACAACAGTTTTATAAGCAGTCAACCTTATTGAAAGGAATCGGCGATGATGCAGCTGTTTTTCGTCAGCATGCACAGGACATTGTGACTGCTGTAGATACCTTTGTAGAAGATGTCCATTTTTCCAAAGATACAATGGAGGCTTTTCATGTTGGTTATCGTGCACTTGCAGCCAATATCAGTGATTTGGCGGCAATGGGAGCTACACCTGCTTTTTACCTCGTTTCCATTGTAATTCCAAAATCATGGTCTGATCAAGAATTGGCCCAAATATTCTCTGGAATGAAAGAACTGGCTTCTTTTTACAAGATGGATTTAATTGGTGGAGATACAGTGTCTGGCAATGAGCTTACCCTATCCGTAACGGTTTTTGGTTATGTGGAACAAGAAAGAGCTCGTTATCGTAGTACCGCTTGTGCCGGAGATATTGTATTTGTTACAGGTACATTAGGAGATTCCCAAGCGGGATATCATATATTGACAACGCCAGGTGACTATACGGATTCGGATTACTTTATCAGGAGACATCAATTACCAAGTCCCAGCGTTGAATTTGCAAAACGTTTAAAAAAGTTATCTCGTGTGGCTTTGAATGATATTAGTGATGGACTTGCGAGTGAAACAGCTGAAATTGCGGAGGCCTCCCAGGTTACGATAACGTTGTATGATAACTTTATCCCGACAAGTAAATCTATGCAGCAATTTACGGAGGATCTGCAGCATAAGTGGAAACTCTATGGCGGGGAGGACTTTGAACTATTAGGAACTGTCTCAATCCAGGATTGGGAAATAGTGAAAGAAATTGCTGATGAAACGAATACGAGAATTTCTAAAATAGGCTACGTCACCGTAGATGAAGATAATGGTAGCGTATTTTTAGTTCAACATAATAAGCGCAAGCGCATATACAAAAGGGGATATACCCATTCCATTTGA
- the tsaE gene encoding tRNA (adenosine(37)-N6)-threonylcarbamoyltransferase complex ATPase subunit type 1 TsaE, whose protein sequence is MSDYQLKTYTALETTRLAQTLAELLKPGDLITLDGELGAGKTTFTKGLGTGLGIKRTINSPTFTIVKEYEGELPLYHMDAYRLEDSDEDIGFEDYFDGEGITVVEWATYIEEFLPNERLMITIKYIDEHTRAFDFTPFGEHYQWVVKALMHSDL, encoded by the coding sequence ATGAGTGATTATCAACTAAAAACATATACTGCTTTAGAAACTACACGATTGGCTCAAACGTTAGCTGAATTGCTAAAGCCTGGTGACTTAATCACACTAGATGGTGAACTCGGTGCAGGGAAAACCACGTTTACAAAAGGACTTGGAACAGGACTAGGGATTAAACGAACAATTAACAGCCCGACGTTTACGATAGTAAAAGAATATGAAGGTGAACTGCCTTTGTATCACATGGATGCTTATCGCTTAGAAGATTCCGATGAAGATATTGGTTTTGAGGACTATTTTGATGGAGAAGGCATTACAGTAGTGGAATGGGCAACGTATATTGAAGAATTTCTACCCAACGAACGACTAATGATTACGATCAAATATATAGACGAGCATACTAGAGCTTTCGATTTCACTCCCTTTGGTGAGCATTATCAATGGGTGGTTAAGGCTTTAATGCATTCAGATTTATAA
- the tsaB gene encoding tRNA (adenosine(37)-N6)-threonylcarbamoyltransferase complex dimerization subunit type 1 TsaB yields the protein MNILAIDTSNHVLGVAIMKDDQITGELVTNLAKNHSVRLMPAIDKLMKEVQMTPEQLDKIVVAKGPGSYTGVRIGVATAKSLAWALQTPIVGVSSLEAIGFQGRFFNGTICPFFDARRGLVYTGLYTWGNNKLETVYEERNCLMKEYLNMLAEEGRSVLFLSPDISLHQKAITESLGELAVIPEGPYHVAKPSYLALAGRNREPDNVHTLTPNYLRLAEAEANWKKQQKERT from the coding sequence ATGAATATACTTGCAATCGATACATCGAATCACGTATTGGGTGTTGCCATCATGAAAGATGATCAAATAACAGGTGAACTGGTTACGAATTTAGCAAAAAATCACTCTGTACGATTAATGCCGGCAATTGATAAACTAATGAAAGAAGTGCAAATGACACCAGAACAGTTAGATAAAATTGTTGTAGCAAAAGGTCCTGGTTCTTATACGGGAGTTCGAATTGGTGTTGCAACTGCAAAATCGCTTGCCTGGGCATTACAGACCCCAATCGTGGGTGTATCTAGCCTGGAAGCCATTGGCTTTCAGGGGCGTTTTTTTAATGGTACCATTTGCCCGTTTTTTGATGCGCGACGCGGGTTGGTTTATACCGGTTTGTATACATGGGGAAATAACAAGCTTGAAACAGTATACGAAGAAAGAAATTGTTTAATGAAGGAATATCTAAACATGCTTGCTGAAGAGGGACGAAGCGTACTCTTCTTGAGTCCGGATATTTCATTACATCAAAAAGCGATTACCGAAAGCTTAGGCGAACTTGCAGTTATACCTGAAGGCCCTTATCATGTTGCTAAGCCGTCCTATTTAGCACTGGCAGGTAGGAACCGTGAGCCTGATAACGTGCATACATTAACGCCCAATTACCTGCGATTGGCAGAGGCTGAAGCCAATTGGAAAAAGCAACAAAAGGAAAGAACGTAA
- the rimI gene encoding ribosomal protein S18-alanine N-acetyltransferase, which translates to MGERLIRKMEIADVDQVMEVEKATFATPWPPDIFYQELLDNKHAFYFVMELDGKIIGYIGAWIVVDDMQITNVAVIPAYRGQKFGEMLFSYILQFAITLGVARLSLEVRKSNRIAQKMYRKFGLVPGGIREKYYADDQEDAIVMWVNL; encoded by the coding sequence ATGGGAGAAAGGCTTATTCGGAAAATGGAAATTGCCGATGTAGATCAGGTCATGGAAGTAGAAAAAGCAACATTCGCAACTCCTTGGCCACCGGATATTTTTTATCAGGAACTTTTGGATAATAAGCATGCTTTTTATTTCGTTATGGAATTGGATGGCAAAATAATTGGTTACATTGGGGCATGGATCGTCGTCGACGACATGCAAATTACGAATGTTGCTGTTATACCTGCCTATCGTGGGCAAAAATTTGGGGAAATGCTTTTCAGTTACATTCTCCAATTTGCCATAACATTAGGGGTTGCTCGTTTGTCCCTCGAAGTGAGAAAATCAAATAGAATTGCACAAAAAATGTACCGTAAATTTGGACTTGTTCCTGGTGGTATCCGAGAAAAATATTATGCGGATGATCAGGAGGACGCTATCGTAATGTGGGTGAATTTATAA
- the tsaD gene encoding tRNA (adenosine(37)-N6)-threonylcarbamoyltransferase complex transferase subunit TsaD: MEKDVYILGIETSCDETAAAIVKNGTEIVSNVVASQIESHRRFGGVVPEIASRHHVEQMTIVLEQAFAEAEVTWESIDAIAVTEGPGLVGALLVGVNAAKGAAFAKQKPLVGVHHIAGHIYANRLEQEFEFPLLALIVSGGHTELVLMRDHGNYELIGETRDDAAGEAYDKVARMLDLPYPGGPGIDRLAAEGEESITFPRAWLDEGSYDFSFSGLKSSVINTIHNGKQRGDELKAADIAASFQASVVDVLTAKTVKAAKAHNVKQVIVAGGVAANKGLRTAMEEQFARAEIPLLIPPLQLCTDNAAMIAAAGAVAYEQEKRSELDLNAHASLELH; the protein is encoded by the coding sequence ATGGAAAAAGATGTGTATATATTAGGAATCGAAACAAGCTGTGATGAAACAGCTGCAGCTATTGTTAAAAATGGTACGGAAATAGTATCAAATGTAGTTGCCTCACAGATTGAAAGCCATCGTCGGTTTGGCGGAGTTGTTCCGGAAATCGCCTCAAGGCACCATGTGGAGCAAATGACAATCGTATTAGAACAGGCCTTTGCAGAAGCTGAGGTAACATGGGAATCGATTGATGCCATCGCTGTTACGGAAGGTCCGGGTCTCGTAGGAGCATTACTTGTCGGCGTCAATGCTGCAAAGGGCGCAGCTTTCGCAAAGCAAAAACCCCTAGTCGGTGTACATCACATCGCTGGACATATTTACGCAAATCGACTGGAACAGGAATTTGAGTTTCCACTACTTGCGCTAATCGTCTCGGGAGGTCATACAGAGCTTGTCTTGATGCGGGATCATGGGAATTATGAATTGATTGGCGAAACACGTGATGACGCGGCTGGAGAGGCTTATGATAAAGTTGCTCGAATGCTTGATTTACCATATCCAGGTGGTCCGGGGATTGATCGTTTAGCTGCCGAGGGGGAGGAAAGTATAACATTTCCACGGGCATGGTTAGACGAGGGAAGTTATGATTTTAGTTTTAGTGGACTAAAGTCTTCCGTTATTAATACGATCCACAATGGGAAGCAGCGTGGCGATGAATTAAAAGCAGCGGACATTGCCGCTAGTTTTCAGGCAAGTGTCGTCGATGTATTGACAGCAAAAACCGTAAAAGCAGCGAAAGCACATAACGTGAAACAAGTCATTGTTGCTGGTGGTGTAGCTGCAAATAAAGGTTTGAGAACCGCTATGGAAGAGCAATTTGCCCGAGCGGAAATACCACTGTTAATTCCGCCATTGCAATTATGTACGGATAATGCGGCAATGATTGCTGCTGCTGGAGCGGTTGCTTACGAACAGGAAAAACGATCAGAACTGGATCTTAATGCACATGCTTCTTTGGAATTACATTAA
- a CDS encoding FtsW/RodA/SpoVE family cell cycle protein — MSKRQSYYIQSDFIFLFILFACFSLLAIYNVQQLEQNEGSNFVLQQVFWFSIGACFVAAIQFIDMDQLYKASIFIYGLGVLVLAVLLVSPNSIAQPVNGAKSWFQLFGVSMQPAEFAKISTIIFLAATISRHKTKFEVNTLKTDGYLLLKLLAITAIPVALIMKQPDFGTAMVYLFIVGVIIILSGIDWKIIATLIIGSLAVIAAAFTFVIQFPELSAEVGIEPYQVDRILTWFDPTQPASDATWHFDQAHMGLGSGNLFGKGLGGLEVPYPEAHTDFIFSVIGESFGFIGSAIVIFLYFMLLYKLITLGLNTFKYSPFAAYLCFGYFSLMLVHVFQNIGMTIGIMPVTGIPLLLISYGGSSVLSTMLGYGVVYRVAVEHTIQSDYLFK, encoded by the coding sequence ATGTCTAAAAGGCAATCTTATTATATACAAAGTGATTTTATATTTTTATTTATATTATTTGCTTGTTTTAGTTTACTTGCGATATATAATGTACAGCAGCTCGAACAAAATGAGGGGAGTAATTTTGTTCTTCAGCAGGTCTTCTGGTTTAGTATCGGTGCTTGTTTTGTAGCTGCCATTCAATTCATTGATATGGACCAACTATATAAGGCAAGCATTTTTATCTACGGGCTCGGCGTGCTCGTTCTTGCTGTATTGTTAGTGAGTCCGAATAGTATTGCGCAACCGGTTAATGGTGCTAAAAGCTGGTTCCAGTTATTTGGTGTTTCCATGCAACCTGCTGAATTTGCCAAGATTTCTACCATTATATTCTTGGCAGCGACGATAAGTAGGCATAAAACAAAATTTGAAGTAAATACATTGAAAACAGATGGCTATTTATTGCTCAAATTACTTGCGATTACGGCTATCCCGGTTGCCTTGATTATGAAGCAGCCTGATTTCGGAACAGCGATGGTTTATTTATTTATTGTGGGTGTCATTATTATTTTATCCGGAATCGACTGGAAGATCATTGCAACGTTAATTATTGGTAGTTTAGCAGTTATTGCTGCAGCTTTTACATTTGTTATTCAATTTCCTGAACTATCTGCGGAGGTTGGAATTGAGCCTTATCAGGTGGATAGGATATTGACCTGGTTTGACCCGACACAGCCTGCAAGTGATGCTACCTGGCATTTTGATCAAGCCCATATGGGGTTGGGATCCGGAAATCTATTTGGCAAAGGCCTGGGTGGTTTGGAAGTACCATATCCAGAGGCACATACGGATTTCATCTTTTCTGTTATTGGGGAAAGCTTTGGATTTATAGGGAGTGCCATTGTCATCTTCTTGTATTTTATGCTGTTATATAAGCTGATTACGCTAGGTTTAAATACATTCAAATATTCGCCGTTTGCTGCATATCTTTGTTTTGGCTATTTCAGTTTAATGCTGGTACATGTATTTCAAAATATAGGTATGACAATTGGTATTATGCCGGTTACCGGTATTCCGCTACTACTAATCAGCTATGGCGGTAGTTCTGTTTTATCCACCATGCTTGGGTATGGAGTTGTCTACCGCGTAGCAGTGGAACACACAATACAAAGTGATTATCTTTTTAAATAG
- the abc-f gene encoding ribosomal protection-like ABC-F family protein yields MIVMQLNELSKSFGADEILSNVKLEVKSNDRIAIVGRNGSGKSTLLKIMSGELTYDEGELFKPKNLTIGYLSQHTALDSVQTIWDEMADVFQQLTEMEQELRAMEKKMEQASALSDAHYEKLLQDYDNLQQAFQNKGGYTYEADIKAVLTGLNFQDYDYNTPINELSGGQKTRLALGQLLLKKPDLLLLDEPTNHLDIDTLGWLENYLMSYPGAVVIVSHDRYFLDKTVAIIYEISRHKTKKYHGSYSKYLEQKAIDYEKELQEYEKQQTEINRMEDFIQRNIARASTTKRAQSRRKQLQKMEKMDKPLGQEASANFSFQIHRQSGNDVLKIDDLTFRYEEESNDLFSNVTLHVNRGERIALIGPNGVGKTTLLKAIVGSVKPTSGHIQPGTNVQIGYYDQEQANLSSSKTVLHELWDDYPNVDEKDIRTVLGNFLFSGDDVLKLVHSLSGGEKARLALAKLMMQKANLLILDEPTNHLDIDSKEVLEAALIDFPGTIIFVSHDRYFINKITDQVVEMLSRGVTIYLGDYDYYIEKKQEEAEIARLQQTEETVQKTEQKKRSFQEDKQTQREERKKQRRITELEETIENLELEITKLEEKMTEPENYQDHEKALELTKQTSELKQQVDPLIEEWTALQED; encoded by the coding sequence ATGATCGTAATGCAATTAAATGAGCTCTCGAAATCTTTCGGAGCTGATGAAATTTTATCAAATGTAAAACTTGAAGTGAAAAGTAATGATCGAATAGCAATCGTTGGTAGAAACGGTTCGGGTAAATCAACATTATTAAAAATCATGTCTGGGGAACTAACCTATGATGAAGGGGAATTATTTAAACCCAAAAATCTTACAATCGGATATTTATCGCAACATACCGCTTTAGATTCCGTCCAAACAATCTGGGATGAAATGGCTGATGTATTTCAGCAGCTAACCGAAATGGAGCAGGAACTGCGGGCGATGGAAAAGAAAATGGAACAGGCATCAGCACTTTCGGATGCGCATTATGAAAAACTCTTGCAAGACTATGATAACCTGCAGCAAGCTTTTCAAAACAAGGGCGGGTACACCTATGAAGCAGATATAAAGGCAGTGCTGACCGGCTTGAATTTTCAGGATTATGATTATAACACGCCTATAAATGAACTTAGCGGCGGGCAAAAAACGCGTCTTGCTTTAGGACAGCTTTTACTAAAAAAACCGGACCTTCTCCTATTGGATGAACCAACAAACCATTTGGATATTGATACACTTGGATGGTTGGAAAATTATCTTATGAGCTATCCCGGCGCAGTAGTAATCGTTTCTCACGATCGTTATTTTCTCGATAAAACAGTAGCTATTATTTATGAAATTTCACGTCATAAAACGAAGAAATATCATGGAAGCTACAGTAAATACCTAGAGCAAAAAGCGATTGATTATGAAAAAGAATTACAGGAATACGAGAAACAGCAAACTGAGATTAACAGGATGGAAGATTTCATCCAGCGTAACATTGCGCGTGCATCAACAACCAAACGTGCACAAAGCCGAAGAAAACAACTGCAGAAAATGGAAAAAATGGATAAACCATTGGGCCAAGAAGCCTCTGCTAACTTCTCTTTCCAAATTCATAGACAAAGCGGCAATGATGTCTTAAAAATAGACGATCTAACATTTCGTTATGAGGAAGAAAGTAATGATTTGTTTTCCAATGTGACCTTACATGTAAACCGGGGGGAGCGAATTGCCTTGATCGGTCCTAATGGTGTTGGGAAGACAACCTTGCTTAAAGCAATTGTAGGAAGCGTGAAACCTACCAGTGGCCACATCCAACCAGGGACGAATGTGCAAATCGGATATTATGATCAGGAGCAGGCAAATTTATCCTCTTCCAAGACAGTCCTGCATGAGTTATGGGACGATTATCCAAATGTTGATGAGAAGGATATTCGAACCGTTTTAGGAAATTTCTTGTTTTCCGGTGATGATGTGCTAAAACTTGTTCATTCCCTAAGCGGTGGGGAGAAGGCACGTCTTGCGTTAGCTAAATTAATGATGCAAAAAGCGAATCTCTTAATTTTGGATGAACCGACAAATCACCTAGACATTGATAGTAAAGAAGTTCTGGAAGCAGCTTTGATTGATTTTCCAGGGACCATCATTTTTGTATCCCATGACCGTTATTTTATTAACAAAATAACAGATCAAGTTGTCGAAATGCTCTCCCGTGGTGTAACCATCTATTTGGGAGATTATGATTATTATATAGAAAAGAAGCAAGAAGAAGCGGAAATAGCCAGACTTCAGCAAACAGAGGAAACTGTCCAGAAAACCGAACAGAAGAAACGGAGCTTTCAAGAAGATAAACAAACGCAGCGGGAAGAAAGGAAAAAACAGCGCCGTATCACTGAACTTGAAGAAACCATTGAAAACCTGGAACTCGAAATTACCAAACTGGAAGAAAAAATGACCGAACCAGAGAACTACCAGGATCATGAAAAAGCACTGGAGCTCACCAAACAAACAAGTGAGCTTAAACAGCAAGTTGATCCGCTAATAGAAGAATGGACCGCACTGCAGGAAGACTAA
- a CDS encoding redox-sensing transcriptional repressor Rex translates to MDQNKIPQATAKRLPLYYRFLNNLNHQGKSRVSSKELSEAVKVDSATIRRDFSYFGALGKKGYGYNIEYLLGFFRKTLDQDEVTDVALIGVGNLGTAFLHYNFMKNNNIRIKMAFDTDRDKAGTDIGGVPIHHIDDLETKMEDIQVVILTIPASEAELITGRLVEKGIKGILNFTPARLTVPPYIRVHHIDLAVELQALVYFLKHYPLENDSEEGF, encoded by the coding sequence ATGGATCAAAATAAGATACCACAGGCAACAGCGAAGCGTTTACCTTTATATTATCGTTTTTTAAACAATTTAAACCATCAAGGGAAATCACGCGTTTCTTCAAAGGAACTTAGTGAGGCGGTAAAAGTAGACTCAGCAACCATACGAAGAGACTTCTCCTATTTTGGTGCATTAGGTAAAAAAGGCTACGGCTACAATATAGAATATTTGCTTGGATTTTTCCGTAAGACATTGGATCAAGATGAGGTGACGGATGTAGCTTTAATTGGTGTAGGGAATTTAGGAACGGCTTTTTTACATTATAATTTTATGAAAAACAACAATATCCGGATTAAAATGGCTTTTGATACAGACAGAGATAAAGCGGGGACAGATATTGGCGGTGTGCCCATTCATCATATAGATGATTTGGAAACGAAAATGGAGGATATCCAAGTTGTGATTTTAACCATACCCGCAAGTGAAGCCGAGTTGATTACAGGACGATTAGTGGAAAAAGGAATAAAGGGAATTCTTAATTTTACACCTGCACGCCTGACGGTACCACCTTACATTCGCGTACATCATATTGATCTGGCTGTTGAGTTACAGGCGCTGGTTTACTTCTTGAAGCATTATCCTTTGGAGAACGATAGCGAAGAGGGATTTTAA
- a CDS encoding DUF4305 domain-containing protein, whose protein sequence is MGMAIIYFAMGIGFIYLAIHYGDSTWDLTSLIFAVVATLDFGVGFKMISDHFRSKNKK, encoded by the coding sequence ATGGGTATGGCAATCATTTACTTTGCCATGGGTATTGGCTTCATATATCTTGCCATTCATTATGGCGATTCAACATGGGATTTAACAAGTCTCATTTTCGCAGTTGTTGCTACACTTGATTTCGGCGTAGGATTTAAAATGATATCCGACCATTTTCGCTCGAAGAATAAGAAGTAA
- a CDS encoding CPBP family intramembrane glutamic endopeptidase, with protein sequence MPKRYWWIIVTYLIMQFSGLIFAPILYILLPISYVQASIYWSIISFVLALVIVLVLLRPDMKAGNARNAASTVAIIGWCILGVFMAFFAQSIAAAIETYLLGIDPGSENTQQIMDIARALPIFMIIPAIIAPVLEEIIFRKIIFGQFYAKTNFFIAALLSALIFGIIHLDPTHLLVYASMGFVFAFLYVQTKRILVPIIVHAAMNTIVVIVQFGVDPEDLERMQQELEQMQMIFLGG encoded by the coding sequence TTGCCTAAACGATATTGGTGGATCATTGTTACCTATCTCATTATGCAGTTTTCCGGTCTTATTTTTGCGCCGATTCTGTACATACTTCTCCCTATAAGTTATGTCCAGGCTAGTATTTATTGGTCAATTATAAGTTTTGTCTTGGCACTTGTAATTGTGCTTGTCTTATTAAGGCCTGATATGAAAGCCGGAAATGCGCGTAATGCCGCATCCACCGTAGCGATAATTGGGTGGTGCATACTGGGAGTATTTATGGCTTTCTTCGCCCAGAGTATTGCTGCTGCAATTGAAACGTATCTGCTTGGAATCGACCCGGGTTCGGAGAATACACAACAAATCATGGATATTGCACGTGCTTTGCCAATTTTCATGATTATCCCTGCGATAATAGCACCTGTACTAGAAGAAATTATCTTTCGTAAAATTATTTTTGGCCAATTTTATGCGAAGACGAACTTCTTTATCGCGGCATTGTTGTCTGCTTTAATATTCGGGATCATTCATTTAGATCCTACACACCTCCTGGTTTACGCTTCCATGGGATTTGTCTTTGCATTTCTCTACGTGCAGACCAAGCGAATTCTTGTACCCATTATCGTACACGCGGCAATGAATACGATTGTCGTGATCGTACAATTCGGAGTGGATCCGGAAGACTTGGAGCGTATGCAGCAAGAACTTGAACAGATGCAGATGATCTTTTTAGGAGGTTAA
- the groES gene encoding co-chaperone GroES: MIKPLGDRVIIELVEQEEQTASGIVLPDSAQEKPQEGKVIAVGSGKVTDNGEKVAPEVAQGDEIIFSKFAGTEVKYDGKEYLILRENDILAVIS, from the coding sequence ATGATTAAACCACTAGGAGATCGCGTAATCATCGAGCTTGTTGAGCAAGAAGAACAAACGGCAAGCGGTATTGTACTTCCAGACTCCGCACAGGAAAAACCGCAAGAAGGGAAAGTAATTGCAGTTGGTTCCGGGAAAGTAACGGATAATGGCGAAAAAGTCGCACCGGAAGTTGCGCAAGGAGATGAGATTATTTTCTCCAAATTTGCAGGTACGGAAGTGAAATACGATGGCAAGGAATACTTAATTCTTCGTGAAAATGATATTTTAGCTGTTATTAGCTAA
- the groL gene encoding chaperonin GroEL (60 kDa chaperone family; promotes refolding of misfolded polypeptides especially under stressful conditions; forms two stacked rings of heptamers to form a barrel-shaped 14mer; ends can be capped by GroES; misfolded proteins enter the barrel where they are refolded when GroES binds): MAKELKFNEDARRAMLRGVDTLADAVKVTLGPRGRNVVLDKKFGSPLITNDGVTIAKEIELEDAYENMGAQLVSEVASKTNDVAGDGTTTATVLAQAMITEGLKNVTSGANPVGIRRGIEKAVEVAVNELKTIAEPIDSKESIAQVASVSSSDEEVGSLISEAMERVGNDGVITIEESKGFNTELEVVEGMQFDRGYTSPYMVTDQDKMEAELEDPYILITDKKIGNIQEILPILEQVVQQSKPLLLIAEDVEGEALATLVLNKLRGTFNVVAVKAPGFGDRRKAMLEDIATLTGAEVITEDLGLDLKATEMEQLGRASKVVVTKEHTTIVEGSGNPETISSRVGQIRAQAEETTSDFDKEKLQERLAKLAGGVAVIKVGAATETELKERKLRIEDALNSTRAAVEEGIVSGGGTALVNVYKEVKDLTLEGDESTGASIVLRALEEPVRQIAHNAGLEGSIVVERLKGEDVGIGYDAANVQWVNMVDAGIVDPAKVVRYALQNAASVAAMFLTTEAVVADKAEEDGGAAGGGMPDMGGMGGMGGMM, from the coding sequence ATGGCTAAAGAACTTAAATTTAATGAAGACGCACGTCGCGCAATGCTTCGTGGTGTAGATACATTAGCAGATGCTGTAAAAGTAACACTTGGACCAAGAGGTCGTAATGTTGTATTAGATAAAAAATTCGGTTCCCCATTAATTACCAATGATGGTGTAACAATCGCCAAGGAAATCGAACTGGAAGATGCATATGAAAATATGGGTGCACAACTTGTATCCGAAGTTGCATCGAAAACAAATGACGTTGCCGGTGACGGTACAACAACAGCTACAGTACTTGCACAAGCAATGATCACAGAAGGCTTGAAAAACGTAACTTCAGGTGCAAATCCAGTCGGTATCCGTCGCGGAATTGAAAAGGCAGTAGAAGTCGCTGTTAATGAACTGAAAACTATTGCAGAGCCAATTGACAGCAAAGAGTCCATTGCCCAGGTTGCATCCGTTTCGTCCAGTGACGAAGAAGTAGGGAGCCTGATTTCTGAAGCAATGGAACGCGTTGGCAATGACGGCGTTATCACTATTGAAGAGTCCAAAGGATTCAACACGGAACTGGAAGTTGTAGAAGGTATGCAATTTGACCGTGGCTATACTTCCCCGTACATGGTTACAGACCAGGACAAAATGGAAGCAGAGTTAGAAGATCCATATATTTTAATTACCGACAAAAAAATCGGCAACATCCAGGAAATTCTACCTATTCTTGAGCAAGTTGTACAACAAAGTAAACCATTACTTTTAATTGCTGAAGATGTAGAAGGTGAAGCTCTTGCAACACTAGTGCTGAACAAGCTTCGCGGTACATTTAATGTTGTTGCCGTAAAAGCACCAGGCTTTGGTGACCGTCGTAAAGCAATGCTTGAAGACATCGCAACATTAACCGGTGCAGAAGTCATTACAGAGGATCTCGGACTGGATTTGAAAGCTACAGAAATGGAACAATTAGGCCGTGCTTCTAAAGTAGTTGTAACCAAAGAACACACGACTATTGTAGAAGGATCCGGAAATCCAGAAACAATTTCTTCTCGTGTTGGACAAATCCGTGCACAAGCAGAAGAAACGACTTCTGATTTTGATAAAGAAAAATTACAAGAGCGCCTGGCTAAATTAGCTGGTGGTGTAGCAGTGATCAAAGTCGGTGCTGCAACGGAAACAGAATTGAAAGAGCGTAAACTACGCATTGAAGATGCCTTAAACTCTACACGTGCAGCAGTTGAGGAAGGTATCGTATCCGGCGGTGGTACAGCACTTGTGAATGTTTATAAAGAAGTAAAAGATTTAACACTTGAAGGTGATGAATCAACAGGTGCCAGCATCGTCCTTCGTGCACTGGAAGAGCCTGTACGTCAAATTGCCCACAATGCTGGTCTAGAAGGATCCATTGTCGTTGAGCGTCTCAAAGGCGAAGATGTTGGCATAGGGTACGACGCTGCCAATGTACAATGGGTAAACATGGTTGACGCCGGAATTGTTGACCCTGCAAAAGTGGTACGTTATGCACTGCAAAACGCAGCATCCGTAGCAGCTATGTTCTTAACTACTGAAGCTGTAGTCGCTGACAAGGCTGAAGAAGACGGCGGCGCTGCCGGCGGTGGAATGCCTGACATGGGCGGCATGGGTGGAATGGGCGGCATGATGTAA